A DNA window from Guyparkeria halophila contains the following coding sequences:
- a CDS encoding methyl-accepting chemotaxis protein has translation MRNNLPVSDTEYTFPAGERLVSTTDLQGRITYCNEAFVNISGYSRDELIGQPHNIVRHPDMPPLAFEVMWTHLKAGQPWMGLVKNRSKNGGYYWVDAYVTPITEHGEVIGYESVRSCPSREDVKRAERLYRRINQRGYRARRFRLHGQDVIGVVGLAVSAGLWAVGHGLPALWALAATGLVFAVMGRLRERQLISALTEQLPNAFSHPLAVDSYTGEAGLLGRLKVSIKSEQARMITVLTRIEDASDQVSRQSSVSLELSTQAKDEIARQQAETEQVAAAMHEMSTTINDVSEHVQRTADEASRSQELVEEGRHLSTRTRESIVDLQGTVNAIGDSVEGVSNQTGAIASAAGIIDQIAQQTNLLALNAAIEAARAGEHGRGFSVVAEEVRDLARRTQESTRDIHEIIGSLTQQAEESVAVARRGRDAATAGVERVRESEEMLNGVAEAVAQIRDMATSMAAAVEEQATVSGEIDRQVHNISDLANSSLGQSASAEEKIHDLERIAAELHELVTRFKRD, from the coding sequence ATGCGCAATAACCTGCCCGTCTCCGATACCGAATACACCTTTCCTGCCGGGGAGCGCTTGGTGTCGACCACCGATCTCCAAGGTCGGATCACGTATTGCAACGAGGCGTTCGTCAATATCAGCGGCTATTCACGTGACGAGCTGATCGGCCAGCCGCACAACATCGTGCGGCACCCGGACATGCCGCCGTTGGCCTTCGAGGTGATGTGGACGCATCTCAAGGCCGGTCAGCCTTGGATGGGGCTGGTCAAGAACCGATCGAAGAACGGCGGTTACTACTGGGTGGATGCGTATGTGACGCCGATTACCGAACACGGCGAGGTGATCGGCTACGAGTCGGTGCGTTCCTGCCCGTCGCGCGAGGACGTCAAGCGAGCCGAGCGCCTGTATCGACGCATCAACCAGCGGGGTTATCGGGCACGAAGATTCCGTCTGCATGGCCAGGATGTGATCGGCGTGGTGGGCCTGGCCGTCTCGGCCGGCCTGTGGGCCGTTGGACACGGCCTGCCGGCCTTGTGGGCATTGGCCGCCACCGGCCTGGTGTTCGCTGTGATGGGGCGGCTGCGTGAGCGGCAACTGATTTCCGCTCTGACCGAACAGCTGCCCAATGCCTTCAGCCATCCGCTGGCGGTGGATTCCTACACCGGCGAGGCGGGTTTGCTGGGTCGCCTGAAGGTCTCGATCAAGAGCGAGCAGGCGCGGATGATCACGGTACTGACCCGGATCGAGGATGCCTCGGACCAGGTCAGTCGTCAGTCTTCGGTGAGCCTGGAGCTGTCCACCCAGGCCAAGGACGAAATCGCGCGTCAACAGGCGGAGACCGAGCAGGTCGCGGCGGCCATGCACGAGATGTCGACCACCATCAATGACGTCTCCGAACACGTCCAGCGCACGGCGGACGAGGCCAGTCGTTCCCAGGAACTGGTCGAGGAGGGGCGGCACCTGTCCACCCGCACCCGTGAGTCGATTGTCGACCTGCAGGGGACGGTCAATGCCATCGGGGATTCCGTCGAGGGGGTATCGAACCAGACCGGGGCGATCGCCAGCGCCGCCGGCATCATCGATCAGATCGCCCAGCAGACCAACCTGCTCGCGTTGAATGCCGCCATCGAGGCGGCACGGGCCGGCGAACACGGCCGCGGCTTTTCCGTGGTGGCCGAGGAGGTGCGCGATCTGGCGCGGCGGACCCAGGAGTCGACCCGTGACATCCACGAGATTATCGGGTCATTGACGCAGCAGGCCGAGGAATCGGTGGCCGTGGCCCGGCGTGGTCGGGACGCGGCTACCGCCGGGGTCGAGCGCGTGCGTGAGTCGGAGGAAATGCTCAATGGCGTGGCCGAGGCGGTGGCGCAGATCCGGGACATGGCCACCTCGATGGCCGCCGCCGTCGAGGAGCAGGCGACCGTGTCCGGCGAGATCGATCGGCAGGTGCACAATATCTCCGACCTGGCCAACTCCAGCCTCGGCCAGTCGGCCTCCGCCGAGGAGAAGATCCACGATCTCGAGCGCATTGCCGCCGAGCTTCACGAGCTGGTCACCCGCTTCAAGCGAGACTGA
- a CDS encoding CmpA/NrtA family ABC transporter substrate-binding protein: MHPTHKTTYQPEKPRLALGFIPLTDCAPLIVAREQGLFQKWGINVELKREVSWANIRDRVIIGELDGAQMLAPMPLACTAGLGSVTKAMLAPFVLNLNGNAITLSASLHRELLEQAGDSDPEALGRALKQLVSRERAEGLAKRTFATVFPYSMHTLQLRLWLKHHGIEPDRDVRIVVIPPPQMVANLDQGHVDGFCVGEPWNTLAVQQGAGHIAITGYEIWNNSPEKVLGVTRAWAEAHPQTLKALMAALYEACAWLDEPANRLDAARMIAEAHVIDAPEDAITPSLAGQLRMGRDEPIVELPDFNVFHRYAANYPWWSQAMWMLEQLRLDGDLAGEQSPDTARLAAEVFDDRPYRELMQELGEPLPAERSKREGDHPANWQDDSGQTLGADRFLDGRTFDPSG; the protein is encoded by the coding sequence ATGCACCCGACCCACAAGACGACCTACCAGCCCGAGAAGCCCCGCCTGGCGCTCGGCTTCATCCCCCTGACCGACTGTGCCCCGCTGATCGTTGCCCGCGAGCAGGGCCTGTTCCAGAAGTGGGGGATCAACGTGGAGCTTAAGCGCGAGGTGTCCTGGGCCAACATCCGCGACCGGGTGATCATCGGCGAGCTCGACGGCGCGCAGATGCTCGCCCCCATGCCGCTGGCCTGCACGGCCGGACTGGGCTCGGTGACCAAGGCGATGCTGGCCCCGTTCGTCCTCAACCTCAACGGCAACGCCATCACCCTGTCGGCCAGCCTGCATCGCGAGCTGCTGGAACAGGCAGGCGACAGTGATCCCGAGGCCCTGGGCCGCGCGCTCAAGCAGCTGGTGAGCCGCGAACGGGCTGAAGGACTGGCCAAACGCACCTTCGCCACGGTGTTCCCCTATTCCATGCACACGCTGCAGCTGCGGCTGTGGCTCAAGCATCACGGTATCGAGCCCGATCGCGACGTGCGCATCGTGGTGATCCCGCCACCGCAGATGGTCGCCAACCTCGACCAGGGCCATGTCGACGGCTTCTGTGTCGGCGAACCGTGGAACACCCTTGCCGTCCAGCAGGGGGCGGGACACATCGCGATCACCGGCTACGAGATCTGGAACAACAGCCCCGAGAAGGTCCTCGGCGTGACCCGTGCCTGGGCCGAGGCCCACCCGCAGACGCTCAAGGCGTTGATGGCCGCCCTCTACGAGGCCTGTGCCTGGCTGGACGAGCCGGCGAACCGGCTCGATGCGGCCCGGATGATCGCCGAGGCACACGTGATCGACGCCCCCGAGGACGCCATCACCCCGTCGCTCGCCGGGCAACTGCGTATGGGCCGGGACGAGCCGATCGTCGAACTGCCCGATTTCAACGTCTTCCATCGCTACGCGGCCAACTACCCCTGGTGGTCGCAGGCAATGTGGATGCTCGAGCAACTGCGCCTGGACGGCGATCTCGCCGGTGAGCAGAGCCCGGACACCGCCCGGCTGGCCGCCGAGGTGTTCGACGACCGCCCCTACCGCGAGCTGATGCAGGAACTGGGTGAGCCCCTGCCCGCCGAACGCAGCAAGCGCGAGGGCGACCACCCGGCCAACTGGCAGGACGACAGCGGACAGACCCTGGGCGCGGACCGCTTTCTCGACGGACGAACCTTCGATCCGTCCGGCTGA
- a CDS encoding phospholipase D family protein has translation MPIRQMGRVALLALVLTGCALPPLEGRHVSVTLPPAEARATPLGDALAPQKAAHPGKTGVYLLSDPVMTFAALTHLARTAQRSLDLQYYIWYADRSGTLLLRELLDAADRGVRVRLLLDDQGTRQLDAELAALHDHPNIAVRLFNPFMTRDARWIGFLTDFNRANRRMHNKVLIADNQALISGGRNIGDSYFGSTDGFLFSDLDILAVGPVVDEVSRGFDRYWQSRSAYPADRILPTPEDEAAAETRETLDFKADAIALDPQAEDLMVAVRENYVVDQLLNGQLGLEWAPTRLVIDPPTKGLGEHDPNELLTLSLREQLRSPEQSLDIISSFFVPTPTLTDDLISLARQGVRVRVLTNSLDATDMAPAHTGYARYRRPLLEAGVELFEMRRVAEEEPRPEGAGPFGSPATTLHAKAVVVDDRQVFIGSYNVDPRSVLLNTELGFVIDSPDLARAISHTFEMHVPTSAYRLKLEHGEIRWLEQTDDGVTTHPNEPGAGPLKRAVTWFFSLMPIEWML, from the coding sequence ATGCCGATACGACAGATGGGGCGCGTTGCCCTGCTCGCCCTGGTGCTGACCGGCTGCGCCCTGCCCCCGCTGGAGGGTCGCCACGTCAGTGTCACCCTCCCGCCGGCTGAGGCGCGTGCCACGCCGCTGGGCGACGCGCTTGCTCCGCAGAAGGCCGCCCACCCGGGAAAGACCGGGGTGTACCTGCTGTCGGATCCGGTGATGACCTTCGCGGCGCTGACCCACCTGGCGCGTACCGCCCAGCGCAGCCTCGATCTGCAGTACTACATCTGGTACGCCGATCGCTCCGGCACCCTGCTGCTGCGCGAACTACTGGATGCCGCCGACCGAGGGGTGCGCGTGCGGTTGCTGCTCGACGACCAGGGCACCCGGCAACTGGATGCCGAACTGGCCGCCCTGCACGACCACCCCAACATCGCTGTACGGCTGTTCAATCCGTTCATGACACGCGATGCCCGCTGGATCGGCTTTCTCACCGACTTCAATCGGGCCAACCGTCGCATGCACAACAAGGTCCTCATCGCCGACAACCAGGCGCTGATCAGCGGCGGGCGCAATATCGGCGACAGCTATTTCGGTTCGACCGACGGCTTCTTGTTCTCGGATCTCGACATCCTCGCCGTGGGGCCCGTGGTCGACGAGGTCTCGCGCGGCTTCGATCGGTACTGGCAAAGCCGCTCGGCCTATCCGGCCGACCGCATCCTGCCCACCCCAGAAGACGAGGCGGCCGCCGAAACCCGGGAAACGCTCGACTTCAAGGCCGATGCCATCGCACTCGACCCGCAGGCCGAGGATCTGATGGTGGCGGTGCGCGAGAACTACGTCGTCGACCAGTTGCTCAACGGGCAGCTGGGACTGGAATGGGCACCCACACGGCTGGTGATCGACCCGCCGACCAAGGGGCTGGGCGAACACGATCCCAACGAGCTCCTTACCCTCTCGCTGCGCGAGCAACTGCGTTCACCGGAACAGTCGCTCGACATCATCTCCTCGTTCTTCGTCCCCACCCCGACGCTCACCGACGACCTGATCTCACTCGCTCGCCAGGGCGTCCGAGTGCGCGTATTGACCAACTCGCTCGACGCGACCGACATGGCCCCGGCACACACCGGCTACGCCCGCTACCGGCGCCCGCTGCTCGAGGCCGGGGTGGAGCTGTTCGAGATGCGGCGGGTCGCGGAGGAAGAACCACGGCCGGAGGGCGCCGGGCCTTTCGGCAGCCCGGCGACCACCCTGCACGCCAAGGCCGTCGTGGTGGACGACCGGCAGGTATTCATCGGGTCCTATAACGTCGATCCCCGTTCGGTACTACTCAATACCGAACTCGGGTTCGTCATCGACAGTCCGGACCTGGCCCGGGCGATCAGCCATACCTTCGAGATGCACGTACCTACGAGTGCCTACCGGCTAAAACTGGAGCATGGCGAGATTCGCTGGCTGGAACAGACCGACGACGGCGTCACCACCCACCCCAACGAACCGGGCGCCGGTCCGCTCAAGCGCGCGGTGACGTGGTTCTTCTCGCTGATGCCGATCGAGTGGATGCTGTAA
- a CDS encoding ANTAR domain-containing response regulator, giving the protein MLIDQDRGRAAIVEQSLQDAGHEVVARLASVERLVQEVEVHQPDVVIIDIESPDRDALENMSVVSRDNPRPIVLFSEEDSEESIARAIKAGVSAYVSDGMRAERVRPIVDVAVARFREFQALRNELDETRTQLEDRKLIEKAKGLLMKHRDFDETQAYHAMRKMAMDRNQRLVETARNVIAVFDLVGDDGI; this is encoded by the coding sequence ATGCTCATCGATCAGGATCGCGGTCGCGCCGCGATCGTCGAACAGTCCCTGCAGGATGCCGGGCACGAGGTGGTGGCCCGACTGGCCAGCGTCGAGCGGCTTGTGCAGGAGGTCGAGGTCCACCAGCCGGACGTGGTGATCATCGACATCGAATCACCCGACCGCGACGCGTTGGAAAACATGTCCGTGGTCTCGCGCGACAACCCCCGCCCCATCGTCCTGTTCTCCGAAGAGGACAGCGAGGAGAGCATTGCCCGGGCGATCAAGGCCGGGGTAAGCGCCTACGTCTCCGACGGCATGCGCGCCGAACGGGTCCGACCGATCGTCGATGTCGCCGTCGCCCGATTCCGCGAATTTCAGGCCCTGCGTAACGAGCTCGACGAGACCCGCACCCAGCTCGAGGACCGCAAGCTGATCGAGAAGGCCAAGGGCCTTTTGATGAAGCATCGCGACTTCGACGAAACCCAGGCCTACCACGCCATGCGCAAGATGGCGATGGACCGCAATCAGCGACTGGTCGAGACGGCGCGCAACGTGATCGCGGTATTCGATCTCGTCGGCGACGACGGCATCTGA
- a CDS encoding MgtC/SapB family protein, translating into MIFDIDWQSVYWNLTYLAAAYVLALPVGLERERHSRSAGLRTFPLVAVASCAYMLLGINVLDSSDAEARVFEGIITGMGFIGGGAILKSQSHAHGTATAASLWTTGAIGVAVAWNHFEIALLLSILTFASLRLLSPAKQVLNGHGDDSRESSDEGRGKNDQA; encoded by the coding sequence ATGATATTCGACATCGACTGGCAGTCGGTCTACTGGAACCTGACCTACCTGGCCGCGGCGTATGTGCTGGCCCTCCCGGTGGGTTTGGAGCGAGAGCGGCACTCACGTTCGGCCGGGCTGCGCACCTTCCCGTTGGTGGCGGTGGCCAGCTGCGCCTACATGCTGTTGGGCATCAATGTGCTGGATTCCAGCGATGCCGAGGCGCGCGTGTTCGAAGGGATCATCACCGGCATGGGCTTTATCGGTGGCGGGGCGATCCTCAAGAGCCAGAGTCATGCGCACGGGACCGCCACCGCGGCCAGTCTCTGGACCACCGGTGCGATCGGGGTGGCCGTGGCCTGGAATCACTTCGAGATCGCCTTGTTGCTCTCGATCCTCACCTTCGCCAGCCTGCGTCTGCTCTCACCGGCGAAGCAGGTGCTCAATGGTCACGGTGACGACAGCCGGGAGAGCTCAGACGAGGGCAGAGGGAAGAACGACCAGGCGTAA
- a CDS encoding glycine zipper domain-containing protein, which yields MTHRIQTLGFPTLLAALILPATAAFGGDLHRDAAIGGAIGGALGGVVGAEVGGREGAIVGSGIGAAVGTGVSTRNSRDDRYYRDDGHHERHRYREGHGHSHGRFCPPGLAKQGRC from the coding sequence ATGACCCACCGCATCCAAACCTTGGGCTTTCCCACTCTGCTCGCTGCCCTGATCCTGCCGGCCACGGCCGCGTTCGGCGGCGATCTTCACCGCGACGCCGCCATTGGCGGGGCGATCGGCGGCGCCCTGGGCGGTGTCGTCGGGGCTGAAGTCGGGGGCCGCGAAGGCGCGATCGTCGGTTCGGGCATCGGCGCGGCCGTCGGCACGGGCGTCAGCACGCGCAACAGCCGTGATGATCGGTATTATCGCGATGACGGCCACCACGAGCGCCACCGCTACCGCGAGGGCCACGGCCACTCACATGGCCGCTTCTGTCCGCCGGGTCTGGCCAAGCAGGGCCGTTGCTGA
- a CDS encoding cell division FtsX domain-containing protein — protein sequence MTQATIISERFPHLVDAVFHDERRARDAASALAAKVGLSTEQIDVVEPNDPQRAEKLEPESSEISRTILRSHAVLGVIGAVVGLILAGILVGAGFDFAQTRPAWVYGILAVIGGLIGMLGAGVVSVRLDHERVIADTRDASTHGEWTVVVHARDEDEKHRADELLREHSQRVNESL from the coding sequence ATGACTCAGGCAACGATCATCAGCGAACGCTTTCCGCATCTAGTCGATGCCGTGTTCCACGACGAGCGCCGTGCCCGCGACGCGGCGAGCGCACTGGCGGCTAAGGTCGGTCTGTCGACCGAGCAGATCGACGTGGTCGAGCCGAACGATCCCCAGCGAGCGGAAAAACTGGAGCCGGAGTCGTCCGAGATCTCCCGGACCATTCTTCGTTCCCATGCGGTGCTCGGCGTCATCGGTGCCGTCGTCGGTCTGATCCTAGCCGGCATCCTGGTCGGCGCGGGGTTTGACTTTGCGCAGACCCGGCCGGCCTGGGTGTACGGCATTTTGGCCGTAATCGGCGGCCTGATCGGCATGCTCGGCGCTGGTGTGGTGTCCGTCCGACTGGATCATGAGCGAGTGATTGCGGATACCCGGGATGCCTCGACGCATGGCGAGTGGACGGTGGTGGTCCACGCGCGAGACGAGGACGAGAAGCATCGCGCCGACGAACTCCTGCGGGAGCATTCCCAACGAGTCAACGAGTCGCTTTGA